The following are encoded together in the Streptomyces tsukubensis genome:
- a CDS encoding alpha-galactosidase, with the protein MNSENGSPVHGTPQNGTPGGEGTYRAHPLGAPRARLTRRLFLGASGAALLSGVITEGAYAAGSSGAGRAVIGDSIRGTRRTWTLENDSIRVALAFSKGSVRLTGLFNKGSGRSLLSGPSQLFVHELDGAATVRADDGGWRLGRVESETITVRTRERSWRVGKRLVLPVHREAPAQLRIVLVFEVYDGEAGIRYFTRVRNEEPTRELTLTRSTVLSLGLPDEPHTLHYVPNMTWHSTRGSLGPGPVGRSWPKKVLAVYDGDDGDGDGDGDGDGWSLSPELNWKTQRGNGNYSTDYMLPPFAGLNAWDGQDAVSVDTHPESLQLTLFPGEEFPYLAVNLTVFRGDVIDGKAADERHFRKRFKYHHTTALFHQNDWDYRGGPGKELPEGYYYDTVIPQSARAGLDMVMLDDLWNSTRDTIVPSAAMKKSITGLGELSKALKENGLGFGLWFSLTGDGHLKGRDLADPSQLAHKRRQIQTLLDDYGVTHHMIDLTEYWQNERTTSYSHAGDNVYRKAVRTRAMLDDLVTANPQYLPKLTSELDIAPTQGDRNNGLLHIPYNGWNTSNGGVTGEDLSLRTALTAYGHLPMSSTYMNGGKLTGRMEDYYSYMAVRAVKFGQDPGDATKWPEQGVRLMGVFNAWRRRPDITALTDGEFLPVHLGQGWGTDAWDSSVGPYVWMYADEARGRALVIATAAGTAGTTVDARVRWLKRGRTRYSVTDITIDDDGTQSANHLGTFTGERLRTEGLRVDLGENTSKGKAFWLQEVRG; encoded by the coding sequence ATGAACTCGGAGAACGGGAGCCCGGTGCACGGGACCCCGCAGAACGGCACTCCGGGCGGGGAGGGAACGTACCGGGCCCACCCCCTCGGAGCACCGCGCGCGCGACTGACCAGACGGCTCTTCCTCGGGGCCTCGGGGGCGGCCCTGCTGAGCGGGGTCATCACCGAAGGCGCGTACGCGGCCGGGTCTTCCGGCGCGGGCCGCGCGGTCATCGGTGACAGCATCCGCGGCACTCGTAGGACGTGGACCCTGGAGAACGACTCGATACGGGTGGCGCTCGCCTTCTCCAAGGGGTCCGTCCGGCTGACCGGGCTGTTCAACAAGGGCTCGGGGCGCTCCCTGCTCTCCGGGCCCTCGCAGCTCTTCGTCCACGAACTCGACGGCGCGGCCACGGTCCGCGCCGACGACGGCGGATGGCGGCTCGGGCGTGTGGAGAGCGAGACGATCACCGTCAGGACGCGGGAGAGGAGCTGGCGGGTCGGGAAACGGCTGGTCCTGCCGGTCCACCGCGAAGCACCCGCGCAGCTGCGGATCGTGCTCGTCTTCGAGGTGTACGACGGCGAGGCGGGGATCCGCTACTTCACGCGGGTCCGCAACGAGGAACCCACGCGCGAGCTGACCCTGACCCGCTCCACGGTCCTCTCCCTGGGATTGCCGGACGAGCCCCACACCCTGCACTACGTCCCGAACATGACATGGCACAGCACCCGCGGTTCTCTCGGTCCTGGCCCTGTGGGCCGCTCGTGGCCCAAGAAGGTCCTCGCCGTGTACGACGGCGACGACGGTGACGGTGACGGTGACGGTGACGGTGACGGCTGGAGTCTCAGCCCCGAACTGAACTGGAAGACCCAGCGCGGCAACGGGAATTACTCCACGGACTACATGCTGCCGCCGTTCGCCGGGCTCAACGCCTGGGACGGCCAGGACGCCGTCTCGGTCGACACCCACCCCGAGTCGCTTCAGCTCACCCTCTTCCCGGGCGAGGAGTTCCCGTACCTGGCCGTCAATCTCACGGTGTTCCGCGGGGACGTGATCGACGGGAAGGCGGCGGACGAACGGCACTTCCGCAAGCGTTTCAAGTACCACCACACGACGGCGCTCTTCCACCAGAACGACTGGGACTACCGGGGCGGCCCGGGGAAGGAGCTGCCCGAGGGCTACTACTACGACACGGTCATCCCGCAGAGCGCCAGGGCCGGCCTCGACATGGTCATGCTCGACGACCTGTGGAACAGCACCCGGGACACGATCGTGCCGAGCGCGGCGATGAAGAAGTCCATCACGGGCCTCGGTGAGCTGTCGAAGGCGCTCAAGGAGAACGGCCTCGGCTTCGGGCTGTGGTTCTCGCTCACCGGCGACGGCCACCTGAAGGGCAGGGATCTTGCCGACCCGTCCCAACTCGCCCACAAGCGACGGCAGATACAGACCCTCCTGGACGACTACGGCGTCACCCACCACATGATCGACCTGACCGAGTACTGGCAGAACGAGAGGACGACTTCCTACTCGCACGCCGGTGACAACGTCTACCGCAAGGCTGTCCGCACCCGCGCCATGCTGGACGACCTGGTGACGGCCAATCCCCAGTATCTGCCCAAGCTGACCAGCGAACTCGATATCGCACCGACCCAGGGTGACCGCAACAACGGCCTGCTGCACATCCCGTACAACGGCTGGAACACCTCCAACGGCGGCGTGACGGGCGAGGATCTGTCCCTGCGGACAGCGCTCACCGCCTACGGTCATCTGCCGATGTCGTCGACGTACATGAACGGCGGAAAGCTCACGGGGCGCATGGAGGATTACTACTCGTACATGGCGGTGCGGGCGGTGAAGTTCGGTCAGGACCCCGGCGACGCGACGAAGTGGCCGGAGCAGGGGGTGCGCCTGATGGGTGTATTCAACGCCTGGCGCCGACGCCCCGACATCACCGCGCTCACCGACGGCGAGTTCCTGCCGGTCCATCTCGGGCAGGGCTGGGGCACCGACGCATGGGACTCATCCGTGGGTCCTTACGTCTGGATGTACGCCGACGAGGCCCGGGGCAGAGCGCTGGTGATCGCGACGGCGGCGGGGACGGCCGGCACGACCGTGGACGCGCGGGTGCGGTGGCTGAAGCGTGGCCGTACCCGTTATTCCGTCACGGACATCACGATCGACGACGACGGTACGCAGAGCGCGAACCACCTCGGCACGTTCACCGGCGAGCGGTTGCGTACCGAGGGGCTGCGCGTGGATCTCGGCGAGAACACCTCGAAGGGCAAGGCGTTCTGGCTCCAGGAGGTCCGGGGCTGA
- a CDS encoding carbohydrate ABC transporter permease, with translation MSALTRTPAPVATTGPTAARTRRARYRRTALHVLALAVLLVLLYPLVWLLATSLKPTDEVLTSLKLLPSHFEWDNYTTALDGVGGVGVGRLLGNSLLISAGAVIGNVVSCSLAAYAFARLRFRLRGVMFAFMVATMMLPQHAVLIPQYIIFNKLGMVDSYWPLILPKFLATEAFFVFLIVQFMRGLPRELEEAARIDGCGPFRIFRSIVLPLTRPALITTAIFTFIWSWNDFFTQLIYLFAPEKFTITLALRNFVDQSSTSAYGPMFAMSVISLLPIVLFFFAFQRYLVQGMATSGLKG, from the coding sequence ATGTCAGCGCTGACCCGTACACCCGCGCCCGTTGCCACCACGGGACCGACGGCGGCCCGGACGCGCCGTGCCCGCTACCGCCGCACCGCGCTCCATGTCCTGGCGCTCGCGGTACTGCTCGTACTCCTCTACCCGCTGGTGTGGCTCCTCGCCACCTCGCTCAAGCCGACCGACGAGGTGCTGACCAGCCTCAAGCTGCTGCCCAGCCACTTCGAGTGGGACAACTACACCACCGCTCTCGACGGGGTGGGCGGGGTGGGCGTCGGCCGGCTCCTCGGCAACTCGCTGCTGATATCGGCCGGTGCCGTCATCGGCAATGTGGTGTCCTGCTCGCTGGCCGCCTACGCCTTCGCCCGGCTGCGGTTCAGACTGCGCGGGGTGATGTTCGCTTTCATGGTCGCCACGATGATGCTGCCGCAGCACGCCGTGCTGATCCCGCAGTACATCATCTTCAACAAGCTCGGCATGGTCGACTCCTACTGGCCGCTGATCCTGCCCAAGTTCCTGGCCACCGAGGCGTTCTTCGTCTTCCTCATCGTCCAGTTCATGCGGGGTCTGCCACGCGAACTGGAGGAGGCGGCGAGGATCGACGGCTGCGGTCCCTTCAGGATCTTCCGCTCCATCGTGCTCCCTCTGACCAGGCCGGCACTGATCACCACCGCCATCTTCACCTTCATCTGGAGCTGGAACGACTTCTTCACCCAGCTCATCTACCTCTTCGCGCCGGAGAAGTTCACGATCACGCTGGCGCTGCGGAACTTCGTGGACCAGTCGAGCACCTCGGCGTACGGACCGATGTTCGCCATGTCGGTCATCTCGCTGCTGCCCATCGTGCTGTTCTTCTTCGCCTTCCAGCGCTATCTCGTCCAGGGCATGGCCACCTCCGGGCTGAAGGGATGA
- a CDS encoding type 1 glutamine amidotransferase domain-containing protein: MAGKDLTGRKVLAIVTNYGVEQDELVVPVKHLRDAGAEVDVAAVADEPIRTLVGDKDAGQTVRPTLTLSAADTSEYDLLLIPGGTINADTLRLQEPAIGIVRSFTSSGRPVAAICHGPWVLVEAGVVNGKTLTSYASLTTDIRNAGGTWVDRSVVSDAADGWPLITSRTPDDLDDFLGEIDKTLTARAS; the protein is encoded by the coding sequence ATGGCCGGAAAAGACCTGACGGGACGCAAGGTCCTGGCGATCGTGACCAACTACGGCGTCGAGCAGGACGAACTCGTCGTACCCGTGAAGCATCTCCGTGACGCGGGGGCCGAGGTCGATGTGGCGGCGGTCGCCGACGAGCCGATCAGGACGCTCGTCGGCGACAAGGACGCGGGGCAGACGGTCCGGCCCACCCTCACTCTGAGCGCCGCGGACACCTCCGAGTACGACCTGTTGCTGATCCCCGGTGGCACGATCAACGCCGACACTCTCAGGCTCCAGGAGCCGGCGATCGGCATCGTCCGGTCGTTCACGTCGTCGGGCCGCCCCGTCGCGGCCATCTGCCACGGCCCTTGGGTGCTGGTCGAGGCCGGGGTCGTCAACGGCAAGACGCTCACCTCGTACGCGTCGCTCACGACGGACATCCGTAACGCGGGCGGCACCTGGGTGGATCGCTCCGTGGTCAGTGACGCCGCGGACGGCTGGCCGCTCATCACCTCACGTACCCCCGACGACCTGGACGACTTCCTCGGCGAGATCGACAAGACACTGACCGCGCGGGCTTCCTGA
- a CDS encoding maleylpyruvate isomerase family mycothiol-dependent enzyme has product MSAVVTAAREARERRERGIRALDRVALATETFLATVAGLKESDVTAASLVPPWTRGHVISHVARAGDSLGRLLEWAATGVAQAQYASMDARAEEIEEGADRSVAALVKDVATTADRFDATVRALPPEAWLVAVTPRTGEPCTPERLVLMRLRELEVHHVDLACAYTFADVPEAAAGWIIGDIARALAVREGIPATRIEATDTGLCEEWGREGSARGAPHVRGGQSALLAWLTGRSEGGGLTVLGADVPGEVPPAPYWI; this is encoded by the coding sequence ATGAGCGCAGTGGTGACAGCGGCCAGGGAAGCGCGGGAGCGCCGCGAGCGGGGGATCCGGGCGCTCGACCGCGTGGCTCTGGCGACCGAGACCTTCCTCGCCACGGTCGCCGGCCTCAAGGAAAGCGACGTCACCGCAGCGAGCCTGGTGCCGCCATGGACGCGCGGGCATGTGATCAGCCATGTCGCACGCGCCGGCGACAGCCTCGGCCGACTTCTGGAGTGGGCGGCCACCGGGGTGGCGCAGGCCCAGTACGCGAGTATGGACGCGCGCGCCGAGGAGATCGAGGAGGGCGCGGACCGCTCGGTCGCCGCTCTGGTGAAGGACGTCGCCACCACCGCCGATCGGTTCGACGCGACAGTGCGGGCGCTTCCCCCTGAGGCCTGGCTGGTCGCCGTCACACCCCGCACCGGGGAGCCGTGCACACCGGAACGGCTCGTCCTCATGCGCCTGCGCGAGTTGGAGGTGCACCATGTCGACCTGGCGTGCGCCTACACCTTCGCCGACGTGCCCGAAGCCGCCGCCGGCTGGATCATCGGCGACATCGCCCGCGCCCTCGCCGTACGGGAAGGGATCCCGGCGACCCGTATCGAGGCGACCGACACCGGGCTGTGCGAGGAATGGGGACGAGAGGGATCGGCCCGAGGTGCCCCGCACGTCAGGGGAGGCCAGTCCGCCCTGCTCGCCTGGCTGACCGGCCGCTCCGAGGGCGGGGGCCTGACCGTACTCGGCGCGGACGTGCCCGGCGAGGTCCCTCCAGCGCCCTACTGGATCTGA
- a CDS encoding SDR family NAD(P)-dependent oxidoreductase, with amino-acid sequence MSTPSTNEFLPGLDGRTVIVTGAGSGIGRATALRFAGHGAKVLVADLNEEGAKATVDEIRAGGGTAVAVVGDLSEQSVVDEVVTTAVETLGGLDILINNAGIMDDLSATADVSDAEWERVLRVNLTAPFLMTRAALPHMLAAGRGAIVNTASEASLRGSAAGTAYTVSKHGVAGLTKSAAVLYRDKGIRVNAVAPGGTRSGIQVNAAVDTEGPAVIGSYARNVGRVAEADELAASVVFLASEAASNINGVVLPVDNGWSAV; translated from the coding sequence ATGAGCACCCCAAGCACCAATGAGTTCCTGCCGGGCCTTGACGGCAGGACGGTCATCGTCACCGGTGCCGGATCGGGGATCGGGCGAGCCACCGCTCTGCGTTTCGCGGGCCACGGGGCCAAGGTCCTGGTCGCCGACCTCAACGAGGAGGGGGCCAAGGCCACCGTCGACGAGATACGGGCCGGTGGCGGCACGGCCGTGGCCGTCGTCGGTGACCTGAGCGAGCAGAGCGTCGTCGACGAGGTCGTCACCACCGCCGTCGAGACCCTGGGCGGCCTCGACATCCTCATCAACAACGCCGGAATCATGGACGACCTCTCCGCCACAGCCGACGTGAGCGACGCCGAATGGGAGCGGGTGCTGCGCGTCAATCTCACCGCCCCCTTCCTGATGACCCGTGCCGCGCTGCCGCACATGCTCGCCGCGGGCCGGGGCGCGATCGTCAACACCGCCTCCGAGGCGAGCCTGCGCGGCAGCGCGGCAGGCACCGCCTACACGGTCTCCAAGCACGGAGTGGCGGGCCTGACCAAGTCGGCCGCGGTGCTCTACCGCGACAAGGGCATCCGGGTGAACGCCGTAGCGCCGGGAGGCACCCGTTCGGGGATCCAGGTCAACGCGGCCGTGGACACCGAGGGGCCCGCGGTCATCGGCTCCTACGCGCGCAACGTCGGGCGGGTGGCGGAGGCGGACGAACTCGCCGCCTCCGTCGTCTTCCTCGCGTCCGAGGCCGCGAGCAACATCAACGGGGTCGTCCTGCCCGTCGACAACGGTTGGTCCGCGGTCTGA